A single genomic interval of Candidatus Abyssobacteria bacterium SURF_5 harbors:
- a CDS encoding selenium-binding protein: protein MPLLRPDPTFYPSPRKAMEAPPEKLAYVATLNYGNGRPDALAVVDVGPDSAKYSQIISTLEMPHVGDELHHYGWNSCSSALCPYAPHPHLERRYLIVPGLRSSRIYVIDTKPDPAHPHITKVIEPEEIKRHSGYSRPHTIHCGPEAIYVSALGSGETGEGPGGIFTLDHFNFNVQGAWEKDRGAQKLAYDFWWHIAYDVMITSEWGRPSQFENGLILEDLLGSRYGHNLHFWDLRRRKNIQTVDLGKEYQLVFELRPAHEPDKQYGFAGVVLCLKDLSSSIWVWHQENDRWAVKRVIDIPAEPADPKDLPPPLKDFKAVPPLVTDIDLSLDDRYLYVLCWGTGELRQYDVSDPFHPKLTGSVQLGGIVRRQSHPKSGPLLGAPQMVEISRDGKRVYFTNSLYGVVDDQFYPDKLSGWMVKVDVKPEGGIELDRDFFIDFGETRAHQVRLQGGDASTDTFCFPS, encoded by the coding sequence CCCTTGCTGTGGTTGATGTCGGCCCCGATTCGGCGAAATACAGCCAAATCATTTCGACACTGGAGATGCCGCATGTCGGAGATGAGCTCCACCATTACGGCTGGAATAGCTGCAGTTCGGCGCTGTGCCCGTACGCGCCGCATCCTCACCTGGAGCGCAGATATCTGATCGTGCCGGGTCTGCGAAGCTCGCGGATTTACGTGATTGATACCAAGCCTGATCCCGCGCATCCTCATATTACGAAAGTGATCGAGCCTGAGGAAATCAAGAGACATTCCGGATACAGCCGACCGCACACAATTCATTGCGGGCCGGAAGCGATTTACGTCAGCGCGCTGGGGTCGGGCGAGACAGGCGAGGGGCCGGGAGGAATCTTTACGCTGGACCATTTCAATTTTAATGTGCAGGGGGCATGGGAGAAGGACCGGGGAGCGCAGAAGCTGGCCTATGATTTCTGGTGGCACATCGCCTACGACGTCATGATCACCAGCGAATGGGGCAGGCCGTCCCAGTTCGAGAATGGATTGATCCTGGAGGACCTTCTTGGCAGCAGGTACGGCCATAATCTGCATTTTTGGGACCTGCGCCGTCGAAAGAACATACAGACGGTGGACCTGGGGAAAGAATACCAGCTTGTCTTTGAGTTGCGCCCGGCGCACGAGCCGGATAAACAGTATGGATTTGCGGGTGTTGTCCTGTGCTTGAAGGATCTTTCGAGTTCCATTTGGGTATGGCATCAGGAAAATGACAGATGGGCGGTGAAACGGGTGATCGATATCCCGGCTGAGCCGGCGGACCCGAAGGATCTCCCGCCGCCATTGAAGGATTTCAAGGCCGTCCCGCCGCTGGTGACGGATATCGACCTGTCGCTGGATGATCGCTACCTATACGTTTTGTGCTGGGGTACGGGCGAGCTGCGCCAGTATGACGTTTCCGACCCGTTCCACCCGAAACTGACGGGCTCTGTTCAGCTCGGCGGCATCGTACGGCGCCAGTCGCACCCAAAGAGCGGACCGCTTCTTGGCGCTCCTCAGATGGTTGAGATCAGCCGGGACGGAAAGCGGGTGTATTTCACCAACTCGTTGTACGGCGTCGTTGACGATCAATTCTATCCCGACAAGCTTTCGGGCTGGATGGTCAAGGTCGATGTGAAGCCGGAAGGTGGGATCGAGCTGGATCGGGATTTCTTTATTGATTTTGGCGAAACGCGCGCGCATCAGGTGCGCCTGCAAGGCGGAGATGCATCCACAGACACATTCTGTTTTCCATCCTGA
- a CDS encoding sodium:proton exchanger, with the protein MNPAAAPTFWNPLLDMVVLLAAALFLGLLFERFKQSAILGYLAAGAALGPGGLNLISSREMVSAMAELGVALLLFTIGLEFSLSRLRRLGAIAVGGGSLQIALTAAIVAAGGWAFGLSPAVAIALGLMVAPSSTACVLRVLSERAEIESIHGRNALGILLLQDIAVVPLVLLMTMLGGEGTPLQAVTGLGRSILLVVLFVGVFYLLSNYVLPRLFDITIVSKNRELPILLAAVTVLGSTWAAHALQLSPALGAFIAGFLLAGTPFATQTRADVGALRTLFVTLFFASIGMLADMHFVLRQWPLVAVAVTLIVTGKALIIWPIALLFRNSNRYAVATALSLAQVGEFSFLLAQVAQNRGVLDENFFRLFVTATVATLFLTPYMVASAPRVGEWVDQRIRRKKVRAREPIAPEGGLFNHIIVIGYGPAGRHVVETLRATDFHVLVIEMNPRTVAAMRRDKIDAHVGDASQAEVLEHAQVSTAQAVVVTVPDHRIALQVIRQARALSPKALVFARARYHIFAGDLVSAGAHVVVDEEQEVGNSLSLEVLKQTRQVR; encoded by the coding sequence CTCGCCGCCGCCTTGTTCCTCGGACTCCTCTTCGAACGCTTCAAGCAGAGCGCTATCCTGGGCTATCTTGCCGCGGGCGCAGCGCTTGGGCCGGGGGGGCTTAACCTGATCAGCAGCCGCGAAATGGTCTCGGCGATGGCTGAATTGGGAGTGGCGCTGCTTCTGTTTACCATCGGCCTCGAATTTTCCCTAAGTCGACTCAGGCGCCTCGGAGCAATCGCCGTGGGCGGCGGCAGTCTGCAAATAGCCCTCACTGCGGCAATCGTAGCAGCAGGCGGATGGGCATTCGGTCTGAGTCCTGCCGTAGCCATCGCCCTTGGCTTGATGGTCGCACCAAGCAGCACCGCGTGTGTCTTGCGGGTCTTGAGCGAGCGGGCCGAGATCGAAAGCATTCACGGACGCAATGCCCTCGGGATTCTTCTGCTTCAGGACATCGCCGTCGTTCCGCTGGTGCTGCTGATGACTATGCTGGGGGGAGAGGGCACGCCGCTTCAAGCGGTAACAGGATTGGGTCGTTCCATTCTGCTCGTCGTTCTCTTTGTCGGGGTCTTTTACCTCCTGAGCAATTACGTCCTGCCCAGACTCTTCGACATAACCATTGTCTCTAAGAACCGGGAGTTGCCGATTCTTCTGGCGGCAGTTACGGTCCTTGGGTCCACCTGGGCGGCGCATGCACTGCAACTCTCTCCGGCGCTTGGAGCCTTCATAGCGGGATTCCTTCTCGCCGGTACCCCCTTCGCCACACAAACTCGCGCCGATGTCGGCGCGCTGCGAACCCTGTTCGTGACCCTGTTTTTCGCCTCCATCGGAATGCTGGCCGACATGCACTTTGTTTTACGCCAATGGCCTTTGGTGGCGGTGGCAGTGACGCTGATTGTTACAGGCAAGGCTCTCATCATTTGGCCGATTGCGCTCCTGTTCAGAAACAGCAACCGCTACGCAGTGGCGACGGCTTTGTCGCTGGCCCAGGTGGGGGAATTCTCCTTTCTCCTCGCGCAGGTGGCGCAAAATAGGGGAGTGCTCGACGAGAACTTCTTCCGGCTCTTCGTGACGGCGACGGTGGCAACCTTATTTTTGACCCCGTACATGGTTGCCTCAGCTCCGCGGGTGGGGGAATGGGTCGATCAAAGGATCAGGCGAAAAAAAGTGCGTGCACGGGAACCGATCGCTCCCGAGGGAGGCCTCTTCAACCACATCATTGTGATCGGTTACGGGCCGGCAGGCAGGCACGTCGTTGAGACGCTGCGCGCAACCGACTTCCATGTGCTGGTGATCGAAATGAATCCGCGCACCGTGGCCGCAATGCGCCGCGATAAAATCGATGCCCATGTCGGCGACGCCTCGCAGGCCGAAGTCCTCGAACATGCACAGGTCTCTACGGCCCAGGCGGTGGTGGTTACCGTTCCAGATCATAGAATTGCATTACAGGTGATTCGACAAGCCCGCGCGCTCTCGCCCAAAGCTCTTGTCTTCGCACGGGCTCGGTATCATATCTTTGCGGGAGATTTGGTTTCCGCCGGCGCGCATGTCGTCGTCGATGAGGAGCAGGAAGTGGGAAACTCGCTCAGTCTCGAGGTGCTCAAGCAAACCCGGCAGGTGCGGTAA